The genomic interval AATTTGAACAAAAAGCAGCATAAGCACTAAACTAAAATATTTCTAAATGTCTGGTTTTTGGGTGAAACACTTGGGGGGGGGTGGCAACTAATCTTTAAATCATCCAAACAAAACTGATTAATTATATGATTAGCCCCATCCGTATACTTCAACAGTTCCACCAGGTGTCTTATACAAGCACTTTAGATGAGCTTTAATATATTCAACAACTTTAGGCCTAACATAACGTTGTCTTTCCAAGCGATAGGTATCAACAATTATCCATCCAATTGAGTTATTTTCCACAATTTTTTCGATATCATTAACCGTGTCAACTACCAATGAGTTATTATATGTATCTCTTAATCCAGATGGACTCCGGTAAACTTCATTTGGACGAGGGTTTTCCAGGCTAGCTAAGAAATAATACTCAGCATTACCAGCATAATAATTAACAGTTAAAGGTAACGTCGAAATAATCGGGTCATTATCAGACAATCTAATCTTCACAAAATTAGCGGCCTCACGCCATTCTAAATGGCTGACCGCTCCATTAGTACCATAAGTAATGTCAGGGATTTTTCTGGAAAAACGGAACCACGGAGACATAATAAGAACCAAAGAAATAAATGCAGGTAAAAACGCATGCGTAAACAACTGCTTGAATGGTCCTGTTTTTGATTGAACAAAGATCCTTTTGCTAATTTGATTTTGTAGTAAACAACTAGCTTCAACCAATCCGTAAGCAGCTATGAATAACATCAGAGGATAGATATGATAAATGTATCTTTCCATTCGCAGTGTAAAAAGAGTTGACAAAAGAACCAGGGGAACTATAAAATTCACTAATAGATAAAATCCTTGTCGATGAAACTTAACAAAAAAGGCAACAATTCCAAGGAGAGAAAAAATCAATAGTGTTATAAAAAAAGACGAACTTAAAAATTTTACATAACGAAATGGATCCTGCATTGACTCTTGTGTAGCCCAGTTTGGAGCAAATAGAAAAGATTTTGTTATGCCTGCCAGTAATGAGGAGTCAATTAAAATAATTACAACAAAAATGGTGATACTCGCATACACTAGAAACGAATACTTTGATTTAAGTGTGTTAGTCCAGCCATTTCTTATTCCAAATAAAATGATCATTGAAGATGCGTAAATAATTAATGAAGGAAAAAGAACACCGGAAAGAAGATGTAACGAAACAGCAATCAAAGATGAAACAATTACTAAAGGCAGCCACATTAAATTTAAGTTCCAATCAACAATAAGGTTTTGAACTCTGGATTTTGGAGGATTTTTAGTCTGACTTTGTTTGGTCCCCTCAAATAGCTCATAAACAGCATAAATACTTATCAAAAAGAAACATTGAAACATTGAATACATTCTGCATTCTCTTGCCCAACCAATCATGAACGGGTTGAAAGCATAAAGAAGACCTGTGGTTATTGCGACATTATTTTCAAACAAGCGCGATCCAATAAATATGATTAAGCCTATTGAAAAAATTCCAAAAAGAGCGCTTGGAAACCGTGCAGCAAATTCATTGTTGCCAAATAATCTAAATGAAAAAGAAACTAATTTGGTAAAAATAATACTTCGATCATAAACCTCATTACTCGGTAAAACCGGGCCTTTTCCCTCAAGTATAGATTGAGCAACAACTACATGATTCATTTCATCAACCCAAAAACTAGGATCATCGAGGTGAGCTAACCGTAAGTAGGAACCAATCAAAATAATTACTCCGATTAGCAACCAACTCCAAATCGAAGTTTTCTTAGCCACTTTATTCAATGTTTTTTAAATTTTTTTCAAAAAAAGAAATCTGATTAATGACAGCTATGAGTGAGAATTTAAATCACGGGCATGATCGGTAAAAGATTTTGCGGGCTTTATTATTGGTTGGTTTTTGGAATATGAATTTTTCTCAAGTTTCATTATACCCAGTTCAAGTTTTTTTACACGATATAATGTGTCTTCTGTTAACTGACGGTGCCCTGATATTAAATCCGCTACTATACCAACTACTCCGAATTGGAAGCCAAGTAGCATTAGCACTGCACTCAGAATCAAAGATTGAATGTGGCCTGATCCACCATCTACAAAAAAATAATAATAAAGAAATCGAACCGAAATAAAGAAGCCTACAGAAAATAAAAGCATCCCGGCAAAAGTAAATACACGTAAAGGTTCATACATGGTGTAAATTCGAAGCATTGTACCTACACTTCTCTTAATATAAGAAGGGATGCTCTTGAATAATCTTGATTCTCTTAATTTACCGTTTGTTTTCACAGAAACAGAGGAAGTGGCGATGTTTTTCCTCCCTGCCTGTATTATTGTTTCAAGTGTATAGGAAAATCGAGAAATCACATTTAAGCGAAGGGCTGCATCTCTGCTGTACGCACGAAAACCACTTGTTACATCAGGTATGGTTGTGTTGGAAAATCTTCGTACAACCCAGGAACCAATTTTCTGTAGTTTCTTTTTTGTATAGGAGAAATGATCAATTGTATCTACCTGGCGATCTCCTATCACCATATCTGCTTCACCATCAATAATAGGCTTGGTTAAATTTTTAATACTTTCACCACAATATTGATTATCTCCATCCGTATTGACTATAATATCTGCGCCCAATTTTGTACTGGCGTCTAAACCTGCCATAAATGCTTCAGCCAATCCTTTATTGTTTGTCAATTTAACAATGTGATTCACCCCTAATTCTTTTGCCACATCTATAGTTCGATCGGTGCTTCCATCGTCGATAACCAATACTTCAATTTCATCAATTCCGAATATATGACGAGGAAGATCCTCAAACGTTTTGGGCAAGGATTTTTCTTCATTAAAACACGGTATTTGGATGATAAGCTTCATTGAGATATAATTTCTTCAATGTTATATTCTTTAATCTCTTTGGCATGTGTAAAAATTATCATTTCTCCAATGAGACCGATTGAAACCATTTGTATGCCGATTATCAAAAACAAAGCTCCAAGAAGCAAAAGCGGTCTGCCTGCTATAGGTGAAGACAAGAATATTCTATATATAAATAAATAAAAATTAATACTTATTCCTAATATAGTAAAAATTGCTCCAAGAAAACCTAAAAAATGAATAGGTTTTTTAGAATATTTAGTTAAAAAGATTACGGTTATAATATCAAGAAATCTCCTAATATATTCAGAAACATAACGTGATGTTCTAAATGCTCCCGGTAATTGTTCAATTTTTTCTTCAGTGATTTTGTAACCTTGCTTTAACGCTAACACAGGTATAAAATTGCTAAATCCGCCATAAAACTCAATATTCTCCAAAACCTGTTTTTTCACAGCAAGAACACCACTATTTATATCATGCAAATTTAATTGAGTTATCTTATTGATAATGTAATTGAATAACTTCGACACAATTCTATTCAGTTTTGAATCCCCTCTCGGATAACGCCACCCCACGACCAAGTCATATCCATTATCCAGCTGATTCAAAAGATTTTCTAATTGCAAAATATTAATTCGCACCCGACTCGTAAAATACAAAATGTTCTGCCCTATTGATTGTTTTAAGCCTGCATCCAAAGCAGCAGATTCTCCAAAAGTTGACCGCATTTTAATTAATTTGAAGTTTTTATTGGAAGGAATTCTCGTTTGAACTTTATTAGCCGTATTATCAGTGCTGCCATCATCTACAAAAATGATTTCATATGAAAAATTAACCAGGCTTGATTCTAATTGATCGATTAACTCATCAATATAATTTTCGGAATTGTAGAGTGCTACAATACACGACACTACAGTTTTAGATTTATGATTATTGTCGTGTTTGCTCACAATACTTTCTTGAACGTCTAATTGACTTGTTTCCATAGTTTAATCTCGAATTAATTCTGAAAAATAATTAGCTTTTTTTGATCCTGTACTTGTAATCAAACTGGCTACTAAACCTAGAAATACATATTGCAAACAACTGGCCAAAAACAAGAATGAAATAATGATTAAAATATTCATTTCAGCTGCTTCATAACTATTAAAGACAAATCCATTAACCAATCCAATTGTTGCTAGAAATGTACACAGTAAATAGAAAAGACTGATCTTCCCAAAAAACAATAATGGGCTTTGCAGGTATTTAATAAAAATATTCAAAGACATTAAATCCATTATGACTTTAAAAGTACGGGCAATACCATACTTTGAATTCCCGAACTTACGAGCATGATGCCTAACAGGTATTTCTGTAATTATAGCACCTTCCACCTTTGCTAATGCCGGAAGGAATCTATGCAACTCACCATATAAATTAATTTTTTTTACGATATTATATCGATAAGCTTTAAGAGCACAACCCGTATCGTGTAAATCTACTCGAGTAACGGAACAAATAATTTTATTAGCAATTCTTGAAGGGATTTTTCGAAGTATAAGCTTATCTTTGCGATCTTTTCTCCACCCACTAACCAAATCATACCCTTCAGCCATTTTTTCCAAAAGCTTAGGTATATCTTTTGGATCGTTCTGCAAGTCGCCATCCATAACAATAATTACTTTACCTGTAGCTAATTCAAATCCTGCGTCTGTTGCTGCAGACTGACCACAGTTAGCTCGGAACAATATTGCTTTCATATGAGGATCTCGCCTGGCAATTGCTTTTAATTTTTCAGGCGTCGAATCTTTACTGCCATCATCTACTAAAATAATTTCGTAGGTATATTCTAGGGGTGAAAGCACATCATCTAGAGCCTTGTGCAATAAATCTACATTCTCCTCTTCTTCATAGAGAGGAATAACAACAGATAAATCAAGTTTTGGCGGAGGAATAAATTTATCTTTTGTTTTCATGATTGGTGTTCTTTTAGTTAATATTTAAGCGTTTAATAAACCTGGGAAACTGTGTGGTTAATTTTTTCATTATTATTTTCTTGAGTTTTTTCCTCCCATTACCAGGTAGCCTGTATATATAATGTTCCTCAATTCTTGGAATGTAAAATAGATCACACCCATTTTTATTTGTCGGTCGACCATTAACAATTCCCCAGTAATTCATTTGGTATCCAATCTTTTTTGATGCCTGTATAGCACATTCACTTCCCAAATACCAGGGATAACATAGCTGATCGACAATATGTCCGCTTAATTGTGATTCAATAATTTTTTTTGATTGGGTCAAATCTTCGGTGATTTCATCAGTTTGGGTTTCATTTGTCTCATAAGTTAAGCCATAACCAGGTGATTTTTCAATTTCTTTAATTATACAGCTTAGATCCTTCCGCCAAGAAGGTTTATTAAAATAATCCATATCCCCATTATTCGTCACATGATCTGTGCACTCTTTCCTGATTGATTCATCTATAATCAATTCAGGATTCCCTGCCATCCTGGGATTCGATCTAAAAATCGGCGTGCCCAAAGGGACTTGCCGACTATAATTCCTGACCCCATTATTTTGGTAAACCGGTACATTAATGTTACCAAAAATATTGTAATCAAAATTTGGATTGATAAAATCAATTAGTTTAGAAGAGATACAAATCTGATGATGGTACATCGTATGAGATTGGAAATCTATAACTCTATTATTATGCATCTCTCGAATTTCTTCCCATGAGCAAAGAGGATATTCAGAATGCTCTCTTGAAGTTAATTCCTTTGCATTTACGTTGTTTCTTCGGTTTTCATACGTTGGTGATTCAGGAGCGCTGTTTGGAATAAGTCCGGGAATAATAAAACAAATGGCTCTAAATCCATATTTTTTGAGCAATGGATATGCTGTACTAAACAAAGTGGCTAATCCATCATCAAATGTGAGAACAATACTCTTTTCTTGTATTTGTTCTTTGCCTGATAAACAACTAAACAATTCATTGCCAACAAGAGTTTTATAACCATTTTGTTTCAAAAATTTTAATTGTGATTCAAATGAAAGCGGTTCGACTGAGTGATAGACAAAAACAGGAATTTCGTCTTGAATTGTCTGCAAATTTCTGGCAAACATAAATTCCGGATAATTCCCACGAAGGAACGCATTCAAATCAGGAATATTTTTTTGAATACTTTTACGTGCGGTCTCTATTAATCTTTGACTCATCATTATGATTTAGCTCGATTTAAAATAACTTTTGCCGGTATTCCTGCCGCAACGCATAAACCTGGGACATCTTTCGTCACAATTGCTCCTGCCGCAATTGCTGTTCCGTTATCAATATGAACTCCATCCAAAATAACACAATGTGCACCAATCCAAACATCATCTCCAAGTGTAACTCCGCCTTTACCTTTAAAATCGTATTGCCTATTAATGGGTATATCCGTCCGATCCAGTTTATAGTTGCCGCCTCCTACAATATAGGTATAAGCAGCAATAATATTGTCTTTACCAATTTTGACATTATTCGAGGAAAAAACTTCACAATTAAAACCAATATTCGCACGTTCATCCAATTCGATGTTACCATCTTTACAACTTAAAATTGAATTCCGTCCAATGAAAACATCATTTCTTAAAGTGATTCCATCATTGCCGGATCCTTTCGCATCAATCATCACGTTATCATCAATAATTACGTTATCTCCCATATTAATTTTTTGAGGATGACGTAAAACAATATTCGTCCCAAATACAACCGAGCTTCCTACCTTTCCAAGTATGATTGAGTATAATTTGCTTCTTAAAAAAATGCCAAGAGCCCCGGGAATCCAGGATATGAACAAAACGATCAGTTCATATTTAATTAAATAGAGAAGGCTTTCAGTACCGACAACTAATTCCTGGTATCTTTTCAATTTAGATTTTTTCTGATTGGTAATCGAATCTTGAATTTTATATGCTTTACTATCCATATCAATTTGTATTTTAAAAATAACTATAATCTTAATATTAAATCAAATTTTGATTCTTATACCACTCGGCTGTTCTGGCCAGACCTTCATCGACGCTTACTTTGGGCTGGTAATTTAATATCTTTTTAGCTTTTGAGATATCAAAAGACCTGCTTTTAGTAAAAAAATCTACTCGGCGTCTGTAGATTGGAGGTTCAATTCCTAAGGGGATACAAATTTTCTCGCAAAGGGTACCGGCAATTTGAACCGGGAAAGCCGGAAGGTGTATCTTAAATTTGGAAGAATTGAATATCTCTGCTATTTTATCTAAGATTTGGTTCAGAGTCGGGATATCATCTCCACCAATAATAAAACTCTCTCCAACCGCTTCTTCAACTTCCGAGGCTAAAATAAATCCATTGACCAAATCATCGATATAAACCAAATGGTAATAAATCTCACCCGATCCTAACACTATTGTTGGCGTATGTAGTGCTAATTTGAATACCTTCAGCAATCTTAGATCACCTGGTCCATAAATGGGTGTAGGCCGAACAACTGATACAGGCAAGCCGGTTTTCTTATGAAAATCCAGGGCAGCAAATTCGCCGTCTAATTTAGTGACTTGGTAAATATCGCCAGGCTTGAACCGGTAACTTTCATTCGCGGGCGGATCTTCAATGTGGCCATGCACACCCCCTGTACTACAGTGTACAAATTTTTGAATGCCATACTTAAGAGATGATTCCAACAGATACTTTGTGGCTTTGACATGAATATCCCGATATACCTGGTCAGTTATACCGGCACTCCGAAATATCGCAGCAATATGAAATACCTTCTCTACACCTTTTACTGCTTCAGCAACAATCTCAGGATCTCTCAAATCTCCTACTATTACATCATAATTGCCGTTATTCTCTAATGCAAAAAACTTTTCTTTATCACGCACAAATACTCGCACATCATAGCCATTAGCGCATAATGTTTTTGCTAGAGCATTTCCCGTAAATCCCGTAGCACCGGTAACTAGAACTTTAATTTTAGTCCTTTTTGTCTTTATATTCTGATTTAGCATTAAAACTATCCGAAAGAAGAACCAAGGCTAATTTGATCTTCAATCCAATCATAAACTCCATTGAGTCTTTTTTGATGAGCAGCAAATGTATGATTTTTTTCAACAAAATTTTTACCGTTCCTACCAAATCTTTTTTGCAATTCTATGTTTTCAGCAAGAGCTACAATACCCTCCGCGAACCCATTTGGATCTGCTGGTGCAAGATAGGCTTCATTATTCGTTAAAATTTGGTTATGGGTATAAAGATCCGTGGCTAAAAGTGGTTTCCCCGAATGTAAATATGGAAAAATCTTCATTGGCGTATTTACACCTTTTATCCTTGGGCATGTGAGAATATCAGCACTGTTTAGATAATCGGCTAATTTTTCAAAAGGTTTTGGTCCGAGAAAATGTGTCTGCTTGTCAATTTTTAATTTGCGTGATTTTTCTTTGTAAAAATCGATATCTATACTATTTCCGCCAATTATTACTAGATCAATTTTATTTGTATCTTCACAGGCTAGCTTAAAACTTTCCAAGAGTAAATCCAAACCCTGGTAATGTTCTAGATTACCTATATATAACAGAATTTGTTTATCAATCCCAAGTTCTACTTTTAAAAAACCATTTGTAGGATGATCAGGCTTCTTTATTTGTGAAATATCATGTATCGTTACAGTTTTTTGAGATCCATTTTTTTCACAAAGCTCAGCCAATGCGTTACATACTGGAAGGTTAGCCAAACTCTTTCTTATTGCCGCCCCTTCAATTTTATTAAATATATTTGCAAACGCTGAAAGCCCTGGGGTTTTTTCAACTATTTGTTGTGCAATGGAAGAATCAATATCATAAACATAAGGAATTTTATAAAAATAATTGAAGAACATCGCAAAAAAAACAGATTCCTCACCGGCGTGGATAAGATCATATTTTTTCTGATAAACCAGTTTCCAGGCTTTAAAAAACATGAAGAAATCGCAAATTAATTTTTTAAATGAAAATCCAGGATTGATGTTTTTGAGAAAGCTTAAATTTGGTGTTCGATATATTGTGAGATTTGTTAAATCAACATTCACTCCTTCATTATAAACCAATAAATCAACAGTTGTGTTTTTACGTTCAGCAAGAACACGAAGCACTAATAACACATCAATAGGTGTTCCTCTTTCTTGATAGAATGGATGCGGAGCTAATAATAAAATATTCATTATTTTATCTCAGTCAAAGAGGTCAATTTAAACATAATATCTTAGACTTTTTCAATTGAATTAATAATTGATTAATAATCGACCGTATTGGATTTTCAAGTTTTCCATATGAATATAATTTGGCTTCAGGGTCAAAAAGTATTTTTTTTATTTTTTTACTTGGAAAATTGGAATCAAAATGAGCATTAACACAAAATCCATAACATCCTGGTTTGTTTACCTCCCAGGAAAAGGCTAATGGATCGCTCCCAGGTAAAATTTGAATTCTCAACTTTTCAGCTTGTTTGAAATGAGATGGATTTCGCCAAAAAGAAGGACGACCTCCATTATCCCCCAAAAAAATATTTCTCGATTGTTTACTCTCATTTAATATTTGGCTGATAACTTTACCCCGCTTACCAAGCCATTTACCGAAACCCCATGGCAAAACTGGAATTCCACCTACTGATAATATTTC from candidate division KSB1 bacterium carries:
- a CDS encoding glycosyltransferase family 39 protein translates to MIGSYLRLAHLDDPSFWVDEMNHVVVAQSILEGKGPVLPSNEVYDRSIIFTKLVSFSFRLFGNNEFAARFPSALFGIFSIGLIIFIGSRLFENNVAITTGLLYAFNPFMIGWARECRMYSMFQCFFLISIYAVYELFEGTKQSQTKNPPKSRVQNLIVDWNLNLMWLPLVIVSSLIAVSLHLLSGVLFPSLIIYASSMIILFGIRNGWTNTLKSKYSFLVYASITIFVVIILIDSSLLAGITKSFLFAPNWATQESMQDPFRYVKFLSSSFFITLLIFSLLGIVAFFVKFHRQGFYLLVNFIVPLVLLSTLFTLRMERYIYHIYPLMLFIAAYGLVEASCLLQNQISKRIFVQSKTGPFKQLFTHAFLPAFISLVLIMSPWFRFSRKIPDITYGTNGAVSHLEWREAANFVKIRLSDNDPIISTLPLTVNYYAGNAEYYFLASLENPRPNEVYRSPSGLRDTYNNSLVVDTVNDIEKIVENNSIGWIIVDTYRLERQRYVRPKVVEYIKAHLKCLYKTPGGTVEVYGWG
- a CDS encoding acyltransferase, yielding MDSKAYKIQDSITNQKKSKLKRYQELVVGTESLLYLIKYELIVLFISWIPGALGIFLRSKLYSIILGKVGSSVVFGTNIVLRHPQKINMGDNVIIDDNVMIDAKGSGNDGITLRNDVFIGRNSILSCKDGNIELDERANIGFNCEVFSSNNVKIGKDNIIAAYTYIVGGGNYKLDRTDIPINRQYDFKGKGGVTLGDDVWIGAHCVILDGVHIDNGTAIAAGAIVTKDVPGLCVAAGIPAKVILNRAKS
- a CDS encoding glycosyltransferase, with product METSQLDVQESIVSKHDNNHKSKTVVSCIVALYNSENYIDELIDQLESSLVNFSYEIIFVDDGSTDNTANKVQTRIPSNKNFKLIKMRSTFGESAALDAGLKQSIGQNILYFTSRVRINILQLENLLNQLDNGYDLVVGWRYPRGDSKLNRIVSKLFNYIINKITQLNLHDINSGVLAVKKQVLENIEFYGGFSNFIPVLALKQGYKITEEKIEQLPGAFRTSRYVSEYIRRFLDIITVIFLTKYSKKPIHFLGFLGAIFTILGISINFYLFIYRIFLSSPIAGRPLLLLGALFLIIGIQMVSIGLIGEMIIFTHAKEIKEYNIEEIISQ
- a CDS encoding glycosyltransferase, which produces MKLIIQIPCFNEEKSLPKTFEDLPRHIFGIDEIEVLVIDDGSTDRTIDVAKELGVNHIVKLTNNKGLAEAFMAGLDASTKLGADIIVNTDGDNQYCGESIKNLTKPIIDGEADMVIGDRQVDTIDHFSYTKKKLQKIGSWVVRRFSNTTIPDVTSGFRAYSRDAALRLNVISRFSYTLETIIQAGRKNIATSSVSVKTNGKLRESRLFKSIPSYIKRSVGTMLRIYTMYEPLRVFTFAGMLLFSVGFFISVRFLYYYFFVDGGSGHIQSLILSAVLMLLGFQFGVVGIVADLISGHRQLTEDTLYRVKKLELGIMKLEKNSYSKNQPIIKPAKSFTDHARDLNSHS
- a CDS encoding polysaccharide deacetylase family protein, with the protein product MMSQRLIETARKSIQKNIPDLNAFLRGNYPEFMFARNLQTIQDEIPVFVYHSVEPLSFESQLKFLKQNGYKTLVGNELFSCLSGKEQIQEKSIVLTFDDGLATLFSTAYPLLKKYGFRAICFIIPGLIPNSAPESPTYENRRNNVNAKELTSREHSEYPLCSWEEIREMHNNRVIDFQSHTMYHHQICISSKLIDFINPNFDYNIFGNINVPVYQNNGVRNYSRQVPLGTPIFRSNPRMAGNPELIIDESIRKECTDHVTNNGDMDYFNKPSWRKDLSCIIKEIEKSPGYGLTYETNETQTDEITEDLTQSKKIIESQLSGHIVDQLCYPWYLGSECAIQASKKIGYQMNYWGIVNGRPTNKNGCDLFYIPRIEEHYIYRLPGNGRKKLKKIIMKKLTTQFPRFIKRLNIN
- a CDS encoding glycosyltransferase family 4 protein — its product is MNILLLAPHPFYQERGTPIDVLLVLRVLAERKNTTVDLLVYNEGVNVDLTNLTIYRTPNLSFLKNINPGFSFKKLICDFFMFFKAWKLVYQKKYDLIHAGEESVFFAMFFNYFYKIPYVYDIDSSIAQQIVEKTPGLSAFANIFNKIEGAAIRKSLANLPVCNALAELCEKNGSQKTVTIHDISQIKKPDHPTNGFLKVELGIDKQILLYIGNLEHYQGLDLLLESFKLACEDTNKIDLVIIGGNSIDIDFYKEKSRKLKIDKQTHFLGPKPFEKLADYLNSADILTCPRIKGVNTPMKIFPYLHSGKPLLATDLYTHNQILTNNEAYLAPADPNGFAEGIVALAENIELQKRFGRNGKNFVEKNHTFAAHQKRLNGVYDWIEDQISLGSSFG
- a CDS encoding glycosyltransferase family 2 protein encodes the protein MKTKDKFIPPPKLDLSVVIPLYEEEENVDLLHKALDDVLSPLEYTYEIILVDDGSKDSTPEKLKAIARRDPHMKAILFRANCGQSAATDAGFELATGKVIIVMDGDLQNDPKDIPKLLEKMAEGYDLVSGWRKDRKDKLILRKIPSRIANKIICSVTRVDLHDTGCALKAYRYNIVKKINLYGELHRFLPALAKVEGAIITEIPVRHHARKFGNSKYGIARTFKVIMDLMSLNIFIKYLQSPLLFFGKISLFYLLCTFLATIGLVNGFVFNSYEAAEMNILIIISFLFLASCLQYVFLGLVASLITSTGSKKANYFSELIRD
- a CDS encoding SDR family NAD(P)-dependent oxidoreductase, encoding MLNQNIKTKRTKIKVLVTGATGFTGNALAKTLCANGYDVRVFVRDKEKFFALENNGNYDVIVGDLRDPEIVAEAVKGVEKVFHIAAIFRSAGITDQVYRDIHVKATKYLLESSLKYGIQKFVHCSTGGVHGHIEDPPANESYRFKPGDIYQVTKLDGEFAALDFHKKTGLPVSVVRPTPIYGPGDLRLLKVFKLALHTPTIVLGSGEIYYHLVYIDDLVNGFILASEVEEAVGESFIIGGDDIPTLNQILDKIAEIFNSSKFKIHLPAFPVQIAGTLCEKICIPLGIEPPIYRRRVDFFTKSRSFDISKAKKILNYQPKVSVDEGLARTAEWYKNQNLI